Proteins from one Catenuloplanes atrovinosus genomic window:
- a CDS encoding tetratricopeptide repeat protein, which produces MYFGLARAGRHISTVSRRCERQRPQEGCTPVNPGPDGDNPRSRRDDGRDGRGRDDARGSRDSRGGDRDFRGGDSRGAGGFRDRDSRGGDSRGGGFRSGGDRDSRGGGFRSGGDRDSRGGGFRSGGDRDSRGGGFRSGGDREGGFRSGGDRDSRGGGFRSGGDRDSRGGGFRSGGDRDSRGGGFRSGGDREGGFRSGGDRDSRGGGFRSGGDRDSRGGGFRDREGQGGGFRSGGDRDSRGGGFRSGGDREGGFRGGDRDSRGGGFRSGGDRDSRGGGFREREGQGGGFRGGDRDSRGGGFRDREGGFRSGGDRDSRGGGFRSGGDRDSRGGGFRSGGDRDSRGGGFRDREGQGGGFRSGGDRDSRGGGFRSGGDRDSRGGGPREGGFRGGDSRGGDSRGGAPREGGFRGGDRDSRGGGFRDREGGFRGGDRESRGGGFGGAREGGFRGGDRDSRGGGFRGGDREGGYRGGDRDSRGGGFRGGDREGGFRSGGDRDSRGGNFRSGGDRDSRGGGFREREGGFRGGDRDSRGGGFREREGGFRGGDRDSRGGGFREREGGSRGDSRGGFREREGDVRNDRGGFREREGQGQGGLRDGDRGEDRTGGTQAAPVIPDDVEATELDRDVRAELLSLNKPVQESVARHLVMTGRLVDEEPEEALAHALAARRLASRIAVVREAVGLAAYHAGEWQTAIAELRTYHRMSGKQTHVAVLADCERALGRPERAIDLFRNTDSATLPKDAAVELLIVAAGARGDMGQNDAAVSMLQVRELTAEGNAPWAGRLRYAYADALLSAGRREEAREWFARAAAADEDAVTDAAERLLELDGVEIEDDDQSDDPSSSTTSAAPHATTGAAADEDDEADLDEDADEGEGDRDGDDDDRDDDDRDDDDDDRDDDDNDDDRDDDDDDDDRDDDDDDDDRDDDDRDDDDDDDDRDDDDDDDDDDDDREGDDDRDDEDDDDRDGDDDDLGDDDDDLDEDDEEDDVESDEDEELTGTAGSGAESESAESGAGEKNAADEDDEDAKLKAKEAAESSASRDLGPKFNDGTTR; this is translated from the coding sequence TTGTATTTCGGGCTCGCCCGGGCCGGGCGACATATCTCGACAGTAAGCCGGCGCTGCGAGCGGCAGCGCCCCCAGGAAGGATGTACCCCTGTGAACCCAGGACCGGACGGCGACAACCCGCGTTCTCGGCGGGATGACGGCCGCGACGGGCGGGGCCGCGACGACGCTCGCGGCAGCCGCGACAGTCGTGGCGGTGACCGGGACTTCCGGGGCGGCGACTCCCGCGGCGCCGGCGGCTTCCGCGACCGCGACTCTCGCGGCGGCGACTCTCGCGGCGGCGGTTTCCGTAGCGGCGGCGACCGTGACTCCCGTGGTGGCGGCTTCCGCAGCGGTGGAGATCGCGACTCCCGTGGTGGCGGCTTCCGTTCCGGCGGTGACCGTGACTCGCGTGGCGGTGGCTTCCGCAGCGGCGGCGACCGCGAGGGCGGTTTCCGCTCCGGTGGCGACCGCGACTCGCGCGGTGGTGGCTTCCGTTCCGGTGGCGACCGCGATTCGCGTGGTGGCGGCTTCCGTAGCGGTGGCGACCGTGACTCGCGTGGTGGTGGGTTCCGCTCCGGGGGTGACCGTGAGGGCGGTTTCCGCTCCGGTGGCGACCGTGATTCGCGCGGTGGTGGGTTCCGTTCCGGCGGCGACCGTGACTCCCGTGGTGGCGGCTTCCGCGACCGCGAGGGACAGGGTGGCGGCTTCCGTAGCGGTGGCGACCGTGACTCGCGTGGTGGTGGTTTCCGCTCCGGGGGTGACCGTGAGGGCGGTTTCCGCGGTGGCGACCGTGACTCGCGCGGCGGCGGTTTCCGTTCCGGCGGCGACCGTGACTCCCGTGGCGGCGGCTTCCGCGAGCGTGAGGGACAGGGCGGCGGATTCCGCGGCGGGGATCGTGACTCGCGGGGTGGCGGCTTCCGCGACCGCGAGGGCGGCTTCCGCTCCGGCGGCGACCGTGACTCCCGCGGCGGCGGTTTCCGCTCCGGCGGCGACCGTGACTCGCGTGGTGGCGGCTTCCGCTCCGGCGGCGACCGCGACTCGCGTGGTGGCGGCTTCCGGGACCGTGAGGGCCAGGGCGGCGGCTTCCGCAGCGGCGGCGACCGTGACTCCCGTGGCGGCGGCTTCCGCTCCGGCGGCGACCGTGACTCGCGCGGTGGCGGCCCTCGTGAGGGCGGCTTCCGTGGCGGCGACTCCCGTGGTGGAGACTCCCGTGGTGGCGCGCCGCGTGAGGGCGGTTTCCGCGGTGGTGACCGTGACTCGCGTGGTGGCGGGTTCCGGGACCGTGAGGGCGGGTTCCGCGGTGGCGACCGTGAGTCGCGCGGTGGTGGCTTCGGCGGTGCCCGCGAGGGTGGCTTCCGTGGCGGTGACCGGGACTCCCGTGGCGGCGGCTTCCGCGGTGGCGACCGCGAGGGCGGCTACCGGGGTGGTGACCGCGACTCGCGCGGCGGCGGTTTCCGTGGGGGCGACCGCGAGGGCGGTTTCCGTTCCGGTGGTGACCGTGACTCGCGTGGCGGCAACTTCCGGTCCGGTGGTGACCGTGACTCCCGGGGTGGTGGCTTCCGCGAGCGTGAGGGTGGCTTCCGGGGCGGCGACCGCGACTCGCGCGGTGGCGGGTTCCGCGAGCGTGAGGGTGGCTTCCGCGGCGGTGACCGTGACTCGCGCGGCGGCGGGTTCCGCGAGCGTGAGGGCGGCTCCCGCGGGGACTCGCGCGGTGGCTTCCGGGAGCGTGAGGGGGACGTCCGTAACGATCGGGGCGGGTTCCGCGAGCGCGAGGGCCAGGGGCAGGGCGGTCTCCGGGACGGTGACCGGGGCGAGGACCGTACCGGTGGCACGCAGGCCGCGCCGGTCATCCCGGACGACGTCGAGGCGACCGAGCTCGATCGGGACGTACGCGCGGAACTGCTCTCGCTGAACAAGCCGGTGCAGGAGAGCGTCGCCCGGCACCTGGTGATGACCGGCCGGCTGGTCGACGAGGAGCCGGAGGAGGCGCTGGCGCACGCGCTGGCGGCCCGGCGGCTCGCCTCCCGGATCGCGGTCGTGCGCGAGGCCGTGGGCCTGGCCGCGTACCACGCCGGCGAGTGGCAGACCGCGATCGCCGAGCTCCGTACGTACCACCGGATGAGCGGCAAGCAGACGCACGTCGCCGTGCTCGCGGACTGTGAGCGGGCGCTCGGGCGTCCGGAGCGCGCGATCGACCTGTTCCGCAACACCGACAGCGCGACGCTGCCCAAGGACGCGGCCGTGGAGCTGCTGATCGTGGCCGCCGGCGCCCGTGGCGACATGGGCCAGAACGACGCGGCCGTCTCGATGCTGCAGGTCCGCGAGCTGACCGCCGAGGGCAACGCGCCGTGGGCCGGCCGGCTGCGCTACGCCTACGCCGACGCACTCCTCTCCGCCGGCCGCCGCGAGGAGGCCCGCGAGTGGTTCGCGCGCGCCGCGGCCGCCGACGAGGACGCCGTCACCGACGCCGCCGAGCGTCTCCTCGAACTCGACGGCGTCGAGATCGAGGACGACGACCAGTCCGACGACCCCTCCTCCTCCACCACCTCCGCGGCCCCTCACGCCACCACCGGCGCGGCAGCCGACGAGGACGACGAGGCCGACCTCGACGAGGACGCCGACGAGGGCGAGGGCGATCGCGACGGCGACGATGACGATCGCGACGACGACGATCGCGACGATGACGATGACGATCGCGACGACGACGATAACGACGACGATCGCGACGACGACGATGACGACGACGATCGCGACGACGACGATGACGACGACGATCGCGACGATGACGATCGCGACGACGACGATGACGATGACGATCGCGACGACGACGACGACGATGACGATGACGATGACGATCGCGAGGGCGACGACGATCGCGATGACGAGGATGACGACGATCGCGACGGCGACGACGATGATCTCGGCGACGACGACGATGATCTCGATGAGGATGATGAAGAGGACGACGTCGAGTCGGATGAGGACGAGGAACTGACCGGCACTGCCGGTTCCGGTGCCGAGTCCGAGAGTGCCGAGTCCGGCGCGGGGGAGAAGAACGCCGCCGACGAGGATGATGAGGACGCGAAGCTGAAGGCCAAGGAGGCCGCGGAGTCCTCGGCCTCGCGCGACCTCGGCCCGAAGTTCAACGACGGCACCACCCGCTGA
- a CDS encoding MerR family transcriptional regulator: MRIGDLSTRAGVSVRALRYYEEQGLLHAARSASGQRHYPEPAVERVRLIQQLYGAGLSSRHIAELLPCVDANEPSEHSTALLKAERDRIDRQIQDLIATRDRLNAIIISSQTPSACEHHTPYPATPALATTP, translated from the coding sequence ATGCGAATCGGCGACCTGTCCACCCGCGCCGGCGTGAGCGTGCGCGCGCTGCGCTACTACGAGGAGCAGGGCCTGCTGCACGCCGCCCGCAGCGCCAGCGGCCAGCGCCACTACCCCGAGCCGGCCGTCGAGCGCGTCCGCCTGATCCAGCAGCTCTACGGCGCCGGCCTCTCCAGCCGCCACATCGCCGAACTCCTCCCCTGCGTCGACGCCAACGAGCCCAGTGAGCATTCCACCGCTCTCCTCAAGGCCGAACGCGACCGCATCGACCGCCAGATCCAGGACCTCATCGCCACCCGCGACCGCCTCAACGCCATCATCATCAGCTCCCAAACCCCCTCCGCCTGCGAACACCACACCCCATACCCGGCCACCCCCGCCCTCGCCACCACCCCCTGA
- a CDS encoding SDR family oxidoreductase codes for MRIANQIALVTGANRGLGRHFAEQLLERGAAKVYATARRPEAVDLPGVEVLRLDVTDQASITEAAARATDVTLLVNNAGISTRSNLLTGDPADVRADLDTNFWGTLAVTKAFAPILGANGGGGILNVLSAMSWFSYDGSNSYAVAKAAAWALTNGVRLELAGQGTRVAAFHLGVADTDFSAWYTATPKMDPAAVVRAGLDGLEAGQIEILGDEWSAAIKASLARDPREFYPAVA; via the coding sequence ATGCGGATCGCGAACCAGATCGCCCTGGTCACCGGCGCCAATCGAGGGTTGGGGCGGCATTTCGCGGAGCAGCTGCTGGAGCGCGGCGCGGCGAAGGTCTACGCGACGGCGCGGCGGCCGGAGGCGGTCGATCTGCCGGGCGTGGAGGTGCTGCGGCTGGACGTCACGGACCAGGCTTCGATCACGGAGGCGGCGGCCCGGGCGACGGACGTGACGCTGCTGGTCAACAACGCGGGGATCTCCACCCGGTCCAACCTGCTCACCGGTGACCCGGCGGACGTCCGGGCCGACCTGGACACCAACTTCTGGGGCACGCTGGCGGTCACCAAGGCGTTCGCGCCGATCCTGGGAGCGAACGGGGGTGGCGGCATCCTCAACGTACTGTCCGCGATGTCCTGGTTCTCCTATGACGGGTCGAACTCGTACGCGGTGGCGAAGGCGGCGGCGTGGGCGCTGACCAACGGGGTGCGGCTGGAGCTGGCGGGGCAGGGCACCCGGGTCGCCGCGTTCCACCTGGGGGTGGCGGACACGGACTTCTCGGCCTGGTACACCGCGACCCCGAAGATGGACCCGGCGGCCGTGGTACGGGCGGGGCTGGACGGGCTGGAGGCGGGGCAGATCGAGATCCTGGGCGACGAGTGGTCCGCCGCCATCAAGGCGTCGCTGGCGAGGGACCCGCGCGAGTTCTACCCCGCGGTGGCGTGA
- a CDS encoding MerR family transcriptional regulator, producing the protein MRIGDLAAKTGVSTRALRYYEEQGLLPAARTGGGQRAYPEAAVERVGLIQGLFAAGLSSRSLSVLLPCVDAQEATDEAITLLRTERDRIDRQIRELVATRDRLDEVIVECTTATPGTCGHLVYPAHATAG; encoded by the coding sequence ATCCGCATCGGCGACCTGGCCGCGAAGACCGGCGTGAGCACGCGCGCGCTGCGCTACTACGAGGAGCAGGGCCTGCTGCCCGCCGCGCGCACCGGCGGCGGGCAGCGCGCCTACCCCGAGGCCGCGGTGGAACGCGTCGGCCTGATCCAGGGCCTGTTCGCCGCCGGCCTGTCCAGCCGCTCGCTCTCCGTGCTGCTCCCCTGCGTGGACGCGCAGGAGGCCACGGACGAGGCGATCACGCTGCTGCGCACCGAACGCGACCGCATCGACCGGCAGATCCGGGAGCTCGTCGCCACCCGCGACCGCCTCGACGAGGTGATCGTCGAGTGCACCACCGCCACCCCGGGCACCTGCGGCCACCTGGTGTACCCGGCTCACGCCACCGCGGGGTAG
- a CDS encoding SDR family oxidoreductase: MKLENSVALVTGANRGLGRDFAEQLLERGAAKVYATARQPESVDLPGAEVLRLDITDPASIADVAARATDLTLLVNNAGNASFANLVDGDETEIRGQLDVFFWGPLRLVRAFAPILRANGGGGILNINSAMSWVAGGRANAYHVAKAAQWAMTNSVRGELDGQGTHVAGAYFGMTDTGHQDFWTGPLNDAAEIARRTLTACEAGEVEIIPDELGANAKAMLAGPPRVHPTAG; encoded by the coding sequence ATGAAACTGGAGAACTCGGTCGCGCTGGTCACCGGCGCCAACCGTGGGCTGGGCCGGGACTTCGCGGAGCAACTGCTGGAGCGCGGCGCGGCCAAGGTCTACGCGACGGCGCGCCAGCCCGAGTCCGTCGACCTGCCGGGCGCCGAGGTGCTGCGGCTGGACATCACCGATCCGGCGTCGATCGCGGACGTGGCGGCCCGGGCCACGGACCTGACCCTGCTGGTCAACAACGCGGGCAACGCGTCGTTCGCGAACCTGGTGGACGGCGACGAGACGGAGATCCGAGGCCAGCTGGACGTGTTCTTCTGGGGGCCGCTGCGGCTGGTGCGCGCGTTCGCGCCGATCCTGCGGGCGAACGGCGGCGGTGGAATCCTCAACATCAACTCCGCGATGTCCTGGGTGGCGGGCGGCCGGGCGAACGCCTACCACGTGGCCAAGGCCGCGCAGTGGGCGATGACCAACTCGGTGCGCGGCGAGCTCGACGGCCAGGGCACCCACGTCGCGGGCGCGTACTTCGGCATGACGGACACCGGTCACCAGGACTTCTGGACCGGGCCGCTGAACGACGCGGCGGAGATCGCGAGGCGCACGCTGACCGCGTGCGAGGCGGGCGAGGTCGAGATCATCCCGGACGAGCTGGGTGCGAACGCGAAGGCGATGCTGGCGGGTCCGCCGCGGGTCCACCCCACGGCGGGGTGA
- a CDS encoding alkyl sulfatase C-terminal domain-containing protein translates to MASVDEVRAALNTLAARLAANAAAQQRIDLNRTLAARVPDLGTAFHGKLVDGRLVDIADGDDPKAKISLTANSDDLIELVNGRLDVMKAVGAGQVKIGANPFDLLKLRKLL, encoded by the coding sequence GTGGCCAGCGTAGACGAGGTTCGGGCGGCATTGAACACCCTCGCGGCGCGGCTCGCCGCGAACGCGGCGGCCCAGCAGCGCATCGACCTCAACCGCACGCTCGCCGCGCGCGTCCCCGACCTGGGCACCGCGTTCCACGGCAAGCTGGTGGACGGCCGGCTGGTCGACATCGCCGACGGCGACGACCCGAAGGCGAAGATCTCCCTCACCGCGAACAGCGACGACCTGATCGAGCTGGTCAACGGCCGGCTCGACGTGATGAAGGCGGTCGGCGCCGGCCAGGTGAAGATCGGCGCCAACCCGTTCGACCTGCTCAAGCTCCGCAAGCTTCTCTGA
- a CDS encoding phasin family protein, protein MQKEAWRAYLDLALGLTESSRKQATRTAMRLVGKGGATAAQLQTMVEEALAAGTANRAVVERLVRNEVDRALGVVGLAKSDDVAALRQRVADLEARLAGPVDVPGDLPVDATVEAAAAASAATVAPVTPAPGTPLAKKTVAKKAVAKKAVAKAPAGGTAVPDALAAPAAPAEDEPVVEPPSATPAQRITPPRKAPARKTPADLPPAVKKAPAKRAKKVAAPVLDEGTGS, encoded by the coding sequence ATGCAGAAGGAAGCGTGGCGGGCCTACCTGGACCTCGCCCTGGGACTGACCGAGAGCTCGCGCAAGCAGGCCACCAGGACCGCCATGCGGCTGGTCGGCAAGGGCGGCGCGACCGCGGCCCAGCTCCAGACGATGGTCGAGGAGGCGCTGGCCGCCGGCACGGCGAACCGAGCCGTGGTCGAGCGCCTGGTCCGCAACGAGGTCGACCGCGCGCTCGGCGTGGTCGGACTGGCCAAGTCGGACGACGTGGCCGCGCTGCGGCAGCGGGTCGCCGACCTGGAGGCGCGGCTGGCCGGGCCGGTGGACGTGCCCGGTGACCTGCCGGTCGACGCCACGGTGGAGGCCGCCGCGGCCGCGTCCGCGGCGACCGTCGCACCGGTGACACCGGCGCCCGGGACACCTCTGGCGAAGAAGACGGTGGCGAAGAAGGCCGTGGCCAAGAAGGCGGTGGCGAAGGCGCCGGCCGGCGGCACCGCGGTCCCGGACGCGCTCGCCGCGCCCGCGGCGCCGGCCGAGGACGAGCCGGTGGTGGAGCCGCCGTCCGCCACGCCCGCGCAGCGGATCACGCCGCCGCGCAAGGCACCGGCGAGGAAGACGCCCGCCGACCTGCCGCCCGCGGTGAAGAAGGCGCCGGCCAAGCGCGCCAAGAAGGTCGCGGCGCCGGTGCTGGACGAGGGGACCGGCAGCTGA
- a CDS encoding TlyA family RNA methyltransferase, protein MARRIRLDAELVRRGLARSREQAAALIEAGRVEVRGVVARKAAAQLDPAEPIVVTGADPVDEYVSRGGHKLAGALAAFGPRGLAVAGRRCLDAGASTGGFTDVLLRAGAAEVVAVDVGYGQLAWRLRTDERVRVFERTNVRSLTPELIGGPVDLVVSDLSFISLRLVLPALADCALPGADLALMVKPQFEVGRERVGEGGVVRDPALRADAVLDVCAAALTLGLGLAGVAASPLPGPSGNVEFFVWLRRGAPAADPGHVRAVVEAGPTGTVAEHAPDSGAESLVDRGVTSDEHR, encoded by the coding sequence ATGGCACGCCGCATCCGTCTAGACGCCGAACTCGTCCGCCGCGGCCTGGCCCGCTCCCGTGAGCAGGCCGCCGCGCTCATCGAGGCCGGCCGCGTCGAGGTCCGGGGCGTGGTCGCCCGCAAGGCCGCCGCGCAGCTCGACCCCGCCGAGCCGATCGTGGTCACCGGCGCGGACCCGGTCGACGAGTACGTGTCCCGCGGCGGGCACAAGCTGGCCGGCGCGCTCGCCGCGTTCGGGCCGCGCGGGCTGGCCGTGGCCGGCCGGCGGTGCCTGGACGCGGGCGCGTCCACCGGCGGCTTCACCGACGTGCTGCTGCGCGCGGGCGCGGCCGAGGTGGTCGCCGTGGACGTCGGCTACGGCCAGCTCGCCTGGCGGCTGCGTACCGATGAGCGGGTGCGGGTCTTCGAGCGCACGAACGTGCGCTCGCTCACGCCGGAGCTGATCGGTGGCCCGGTCGACCTGGTCGTGTCGGACCTGTCGTTCATCTCACTGCGCCTGGTGCTGCCCGCGCTGGCCGACTGCGCGCTGCCGGGCGCCGACCTGGCGCTGATGGTGAAGCCGCAGTTCGAGGTCGGCAGGGAGCGCGTCGGCGAGGGCGGCGTGGTGCGCGATCCCGCGCTGCGCGCCGACGCGGTGCTCGACGTCTGCGCCGCCGCGCTCACGCTGGGGCTGGGGCTGGCCGGCGTGGCCGCGAGCCCGCTGCCCGGGCCGAGCGGCAACGTGGAGTTCTTCGTGTGGCTGCGCCGGGGTGCGCCGGCCGCGGATCCGGGCCATGTGCGCGCGGTCGTCGAGGCCGGACCCACGGGTACGGTGGCGGAGCACGCGCCGGACTCCGGCGCGGAATCGCTTGTTGACAGGGGAGTGACGAGTGACGAGCACCGCTAA
- a CDS encoding NAD kinase — MTSTANRSALLVTHTGRRHSTEHAASIANDLVRAGFEVRVVASEIGDLDLPPGVTPVFGPAAAEGVEIVFALGGDGTFLRAAELARPNKAPLLGINLGKVGFLAEAEISDIDQAVADVVRGAYTVDERLTLDVKAELDGELIAESWALNEVTVEKGQRAQMLELRVDVDGRPLSRYGCDGVVCATPTGSTAYAFSAGGPVVWPEVEALLLVPVAAHALFSKPLVTAPTSTFVITVDPYTSVATLCADGHRVFDLPPGAKVTVRRGAQPVRVVQLAPRPFTDRLVAKFDLPVLGWRGTKRR; from the coding sequence GTGACGAGCACCGCTAACCGGTCGGCGCTGCTGGTGACCCACACCGGGCGCCGGCACAGCACGGAGCACGCGGCGTCGATAGCGAACGACCTCGTGCGCGCGGGCTTCGAGGTGCGGGTGGTGGCCTCCGAGATCGGCGACCTGGACCTGCCGCCGGGCGTGACGCCGGTGTTCGGCCCGGCCGCGGCCGAGGGCGTCGAGATCGTGTTCGCGCTCGGCGGTGACGGCACGTTCCTGCGCGCGGCGGAGCTGGCCCGGCCGAACAAGGCGCCGCTGCTCGGCATCAACCTCGGCAAGGTCGGCTTCCTGGCCGAGGCGGAGATCAGCGACATCGACCAGGCCGTGGCGGACGTGGTGCGCGGGGCGTACACGGTGGACGAGCGGCTCACCCTGGACGTCAAGGCCGAGCTGGACGGCGAGCTGATCGCGGAGAGCTGGGCGCTCAACGAGGTCACGGTGGAGAAGGGCCAGCGCGCGCAGATGCTGGAGCTGCGCGTGGACGTGGACGGCCGGCCGCTGTCCCGGTACGGCTGTGACGGCGTGGTCTGCGCGACGCCGACCGGGTCCACGGCGTACGCGTTCTCGGCCGGCGGCCCGGTGGTCTGGCCCGAGGTGGAGGCGCTGCTGCTGGTGCCGGTCGCGGCGCACGCGCTGTTCAGCAAGCCGCTGGTGACCGCGCCCACGTCCACGTTCGTGATCACCGTGGACCCGTACACGTCGGTGGCCACGCTCTGCGCGGACGGCCACCGCGTCTTCGACCTGCCGCCCGGCGCGAAGGTCACGGTCCGGCGTGGCGCGCAGCCGGTGCGTGTCGTGCAGCTCGCGCCGCGCCCGTTCACCGATCGGCTGGTGGCGAAATTCGACCTCCCGGTCCTCGGCTGGAGGGGTACGAAGCGGCGCTAA
- the recN gene encoding DNA repair protein RecN yields MLEELRITGLGVIEDTTLPLTGGMNVITGETGAGKTMVVTGLGLLFGGRADAGRVRSDPGRAVVEGRLRLKGAIADAVLARITDAGAEPDDDGAVMLSRTVTIEGRSRAHVGGRSAPVAVLTDVGERVLAVHGQSDQLRLLRPAEQRAALDRFAGPEHEKLLETFRETFAKWRRTADDLADRRRNARDRNQEADLLKLGLDEITRVDPQPGEDDELKAEAQRLEHAEGLRTAAALAYQSVAGGAEAGDETPDATSLLGVARRTLEGQATVDSKLADLAARLEEAATLIGDVSAELSSYLDALDADPNRLAAIYERRALLRGLTRKYADDIDGVIAWAETARTRLGELDTSDELLEELEKERQRLEAEVAEQAARLTAARTEAAGRFAEEVSVELAGLAMPHARVEVAVLPRTAGRSEPSVTVDGTEVGVTADGADEVELRLLAHPGAPALPLQRGASGGELSRVMLAIEVVFAGAGGPPTLVFDEVDSGVGGTAAVEIGRRLARLARSHQVLVVTHLPQVAAFADRHLVVAKDTGGAVTTSGVRVVEDTDRARELSRMLAGLPDSDLGIAHAEELLAVADREKRR; encoded by the coding sequence GTGCTGGAAGAGCTGCGCATCACCGGCCTGGGCGTCATCGAGGACACCACGCTGCCGCTGACCGGCGGCATGAACGTGATAACCGGTGAGACCGGCGCCGGGAAGACCATGGTCGTGACCGGCCTCGGCCTGCTGTTCGGCGGGCGGGCCGACGCCGGCCGCGTCCGGTCCGACCCGGGCCGCGCGGTCGTCGAGGGACGGCTGCGCCTCAAGGGCGCGATCGCGGACGCCGTGCTGGCCCGCATCACGGACGCGGGCGCCGAGCCGGACGACGACGGCGCGGTGATGCTGTCGCGCACCGTCACGATCGAGGGCCGGTCCCGCGCGCACGTCGGCGGGCGCTCCGCGCCGGTCGCGGTGCTCACCGACGTCGGCGAGCGGGTGCTGGCCGTGCACGGCCAGTCCGACCAACTGCGCCTGCTGCGCCCGGCGGAGCAGCGCGCCGCGCTCGACCGGTTCGCCGGCCCCGAGCACGAGAAGCTGCTGGAGACGTTCCGCGAGACGTTCGCCAAGTGGCGGCGCACCGCGGACGACCTGGCCGACCGACGCCGCAACGCGCGCGACCGCAACCAGGAGGCCGACCTGCTCAAGCTCGGCCTGGACGAGATCACCCGGGTCGACCCGCAGCCGGGTGAGGACGACGAGCTGAAGGCGGAGGCGCAGCGCCTGGAGCACGCGGAGGGGCTGCGCACCGCGGCCGCGCTGGCGTACCAGTCGGTCGCCGGCGGGGCCGAGGCCGGCGACGAGACGCCGGACGCGACCAGCCTGCTCGGCGTGGCCCGGCGGACGCTGGAGGGACAGGCCACGGTCGACTCCAAGCTCGCCGACCTGGCGGCCCGGCTGGAGGAGGCGGCGACGCTGATCGGTGACGTGTCCGCGGAGCTGTCGTCCTACCTGGACGCGCTGGACGCGGACCCGAACCGGCTGGCCGCCATCTACGAGCGGCGTGCGCTGCTGCGCGGCCTGACCCGGAAGTACGCGGACGACATCGACGGCGTGATCGCCTGGGCCGAGACCGCGCGCACCCGGCTCGGTGAGCTGGACACCTCGGACGAGCTGCTGGAGGAGCTGGAGAAGGAGCGCCAGCGCCTGGAGGCCGAGGTCGCGGAGCAGGCGGCGCGGCTGACCGCCGCCCGCACCGAGGCGGCCGGCCGCTTCGCGGAGGAGGTCAGCGTCGAGCTGGCCGGCCTGGCGATGCCGCACGCGCGCGTCGAGGTGGCCGTGCTGCCGCGCACGGCCGGCCGGAGCGAGCCCTCGGTGACGGTGGACGGCACCGAGGTCGGCGTCACCGCGGACGGCGCGGACGAGGTGGAGCTGCGGCTGCTGGCCCACCCGGGCGCGCCCGCGCTGCCGCTGCAGCGTGGCGCCTCCGGCGGTGAGCTGTCCCGCGTGATGCTCGCGATCGAGGTGGTCTTCGCCGGCGCCGGCGGCCCGCCCACGCTGGTCTTCGACGAGGTCGACTCCGGCGTCGGCGGCACCGCCGCGGTGGAGATCGGGCGGCGGCTGGCCCGGCTGGCGCGCAGCCATCAGGTCCTGGTGGTGACGCACCTGCCGCAGGTCGCGGCGTTCGCGGACCGCCACCTGGTGGTGGCGAAGGACACCGGCGGCGCGGTCACCACCAGCGGCGTGCGGGTGGTCGAGGACACGGACCGGGCACGGGAGCTGTCCCGCATGCTCGCCGGCCTGCCCGATTCCGACCTCGGCATCGCGCACGCGGAGGAGCTGCTGGCCGTCGCCGACCGGGAGAAGCGCCGCTGA